A single window of Nocardia sp. NBC_01327 DNA harbors:
- a CDS encoding lytic transglycosylase domain-containing protein, with product MTASALLIAGLVTAGSATNTTVHTVAPQAAPEALLAASASSTGDAAAAASDQTVGLVPAAPDAPRKLSAMTPPADGALGALPLQNIALPGGTGVLGIPELVLAAYRNAELALQSSQPGCGLPWNLLAGIGHIESNHASGGNTDAAGTTISPIFGPSLDGTLPGNEVIKAASGGFVRAVGPMQFLPSTWARYASDGNGDGIADPNNVFDAALAAGKYLCDGGLDLRDPAQQLRAVLRYNNSMTYASNVLSWSNAYKTGGTPAAVSISADMIPPGSYPVNGPDMSLASTTIPATTTTTDAAPVPATQAQQTQVMITIPGLPPIPCGIFCPAPAPVNPCVEASVPAPKPDPANPVDAKPEDGSQPGQADKVDQKTDPKADLQYGPDGKPVQQPAACTQPDPAAQQQPQAPAQAPQPQGQQPQNEQNSQPVVTTDPAPAEQAPESAQPTTPAPAITLPFGITIPLPVPAAP from the coding sequence GTGACAGCGTCGGCTCTGCTGATCGCAGGCCTGGTCACCGCCGGTTCGGCCACCAATACGACAGTGCACACGGTGGCGCCGCAGGCCGCACCCGAGGCACTGCTGGCCGCATCGGCATCCAGCACCGGAGACGCCGCCGCGGCGGCATCCGATCAGACCGTCGGACTGGTCCCGGCCGCGCCCGACGCTCCCCGCAAACTCAGCGCAATGACCCCGCCCGCCGACGGTGCACTCGGCGCACTCCCGCTGCAGAACATTGCGCTGCCCGGCGGCACCGGCGTCCTGGGCATCCCCGAACTGGTGCTCGCCGCCTATCGCAATGCCGAACTGGCGCTGCAGTCCTCACAGCCCGGCTGTGGTCTGCCCTGGAATCTGCTGGCCGGTATCGGCCACATCGAGTCCAATCACGCCAGCGGCGGCAATACCGATGCCGCGGGCACCACCATCTCGCCCATCTTCGGCCCGTCACTGGACGGGACCCTGCCCGGCAACGAGGTCATCAAGGCCGCCAGCGGCGGCTTCGTGCGCGCGGTCGGTCCCATGCAGTTCCTGCCCAGCACCTGGGCCAGATACGCCTCCGACGGCAATGGCGACGGCATCGCCGATCCCAACAATGTCTTCGACGCCGCACTGGCGGCGGGCAAATACCTGTGCGACGGCGGACTCGATCTGCGCGATCCGGCGCAGCAGCTGCGCGCGGTGCTGCGCTACAACAATTCGATGACCTACGCGTCCAACGTGCTGAGCTGGTCGAACGCGTACAAGACCGGTGGCACGCCCGCCGCGGTGAGCATCTCCGCGGATATGATTCCGCCCGGCTCGTACCCGGTGAACGGCCCGGATATGTCGCTGGCCTCCACCACGATTCCGGCCACCACGACCACCACCGACGCCGCGCCCGTACCGGCCACCCAGGCCCAGCAGACCCAGGTGATGATCACCATTCCGGGTCTGCCGCCCATCCCCTGCGGCATCTTCTGCCCGGCGCCCGCACCCGTGAATCCCTGTGTGGAGGCCTCGGTTCCGGCCCCGAAGCCGGATCCGGCGAATCCGGTCGACGCCAAGCCGGAGGACGGCTCGCAGCCCGGCCAGGCGGACAAGGTCGATCAGAAGACCGATCCGAAGGCCGATCTGCAGTACGGCCCCGACGGCAAGCCGGTCCAGCAGCCCGCGGCCTGCACCCAGCCGGACCCGGCCGCACAGCAGCAGCCGCAGGCTCCCGCCCAGGCTCCGCAGCCGCAGGGCCAGCAGCCGCAGAACGAGCAGAACAGCCAGCCGGTCGTCACCACCGATCCGGCGCCCGCGGAGCAGGCTCCGGAGTCCGCGCAGCCGACCACGCCGGCGCCCGCCATCACTCTCCCGTTCGGCATCACCATCCCGCTGCCGGTTCCGGCGGCGCCGTAA
- a CDS encoding lytic transglycosylase domain-containing protein: MGRHRKPPVPTMRRGSVIALTGLVPAGLATVTGAADGSLIGKVTSTVQHEFSPDAKETALSRPEAALPAAAPEALLHEAKQVVPVGPPVVKTVANPGSRVPAALPAGPLGIPGIATNAYQNAERILAVENPACAMPWSLLAGIGRVESTHAFGGKADVNGDPLAPIYGPVLDGSLAGNNVVRDADAELSGLSSGYTRAVGPMQFLPETWRKYAADGNGDGVADPQNLFDATLTAGKYLCSGGLDMRDPAQQTRAILRYNNSMAYVANVMAWEAAYSSGVTPAAAQLPRI, from the coding sequence GTGGGACGTCACCGCAAACCCCCGGTCCCGACAATGCGTCGCGGATCGGTTATCGCACTCACCGGTCTCGTACCCGCCGGACTCGCCACCGTCACCGGTGCCGCCGACGGCAGCCTCATCGGCAAGGTCACTTCGACTGTCCAGCACGAGTTTTCGCCCGACGCCAAGGAAACGGCGCTATCCAGACCTGAGGCGGCCCTCCCGGCCGCCGCCCCGGAAGCTCTGCTGCACGAGGCGAAACAGGTTGTCCCCGTTGGCCCGCCGGTCGTCAAGACCGTCGCGAACCCCGGTAGCCGGGTCCCCGCCGCACTGCCGGCCGGCCCGCTCGGCATCCCCGGCATCGCCACCAATGCCTATCAGAACGCGGAACGCATTCTGGCCGTGGAGAATCCGGCCTGCGCCATGCCGTGGTCCCTGCTCGCCGGCATCGGCCGGGTGGAATCCACCCACGCCTTCGGCGGCAAAGCCGATGTGAACGGCGATCCGCTCGCCCCGATCTACGGCCCGGTGCTCGACGGCAGTCTCGCCGGCAACAATGTCGTCCGCGACGCCGATGCCGAGCTGAGCGGCCTGTCCTCCGGCTACACCCGCGCGGTCGGCCCCATGCAGTTCCTGCCCGAGACCTGGCGCAAATACGCCGCCGACGGCAATGGCGACGGCGTCGCCGATCCGCAGAACCTCTTCGACGCCACCCTCACCGCGGGCAAGTACCTGTGCTCCGGCGGCCTCGATATGCGCGATCCGGCCCAGCAGACCCGCGCCATCCTGCGCTACAACAACTCCATGGCCTACGTCGCCAATGTGATGGCATGGGAGGCGGCGTACTCCTCCGGAGTCACCCCCGCCGCCGCCCAATTGCCGCGCATCTGA
- a CDS encoding FAD-binding protein: MTEFDTDVLVLGGGPAGAWAALAAAAAGARVLLVDKARCGTSGPTARGGATLWDIPAGRARDEAVAQNFAHGGGLGDPEWMYRVLDETHRRIGQLVHGSLRAPGERVGRGMVAAEQPTRIRLDGPKYLGRLRRSMVIAGVRILDYHPALQLLTDSDGIVSGAAGVALGGEAHSWTARARAVVLATGGCAFLSGGAGTDVDTGDGLLMGAEAGAELSGMEFSNAYSLVPIGNSGPASMSGQRPAGTTVFSAEQVMHFATLYDESRSVLYEHGGGSRVQAFTAIAGGRRVYAGLDELSDAARDGLTRTGGPEDLLRDGDQVESLREELLRHQDSAGRVPVRAVLEGTVRGTGGLWLAGPDCATAVPGLYGAGDVTTREPLTGAVSGVGGQNGAWAVSSGAWAGQAAARFAGGRKRVGRTRPVPGAGLGDRARIDPRAVVGLVQEHTLPLRRSYWRSDGSLRDSIGELDGMWPGAEFDLGGAGAERLRARQAAALLAVARWTKYSALARTETRGMHRRTDHPGAGSDWRVRLISGGLDSVWVRPERTAVPRTMRGPVESAAPEAS, from the coding sequence ATGACCGAATTCGACACCGATGTGCTTGTGCTGGGAGGCGGTCCGGCAGGGGCTTGGGCCGCACTCGCCGCCGCCGCTGCCGGTGCTCGGGTTCTGCTGGTCGACAAGGCCCGCTGCGGAACGAGCGGGCCCACCGCGCGGGGCGGGGCCACCCTCTGGGACATCCCGGCCGGCCGGGCGCGTGACGAGGCGGTAGCGCAGAACTTCGCGCACGGCGGCGGACTCGGTGATCCGGAATGGATGTACCGGGTGCTCGATGAAACCCACCGGCGGATCGGACAGCTGGTGCACGGCAGTCTGCGCGCGCCGGGCGAGCGCGTCGGGCGCGGAATGGTGGCCGCCGAACAGCCGACCCGGATTCGGCTGGACGGCCCGAAATATCTCGGCCGCCTGCGCCGCAGCATGGTGATCGCCGGGGTCCGGATTCTCGACTACCACCCGGCATTGCAGCTGCTCACCGACAGTGACGGCATCGTCTCCGGCGCGGCGGGCGTGGCACTGGGCGGCGAGGCGCACAGCTGGACCGCGCGGGCCCGGGCCGTGGTGCTGGCCACCGGCGGCTGCGCCTTCCTCTCCGGCGGCGCGGGCACCGATGTCGACACCGGCGACGGACTGCTCATGGGTGCGGAGGCCGGGGCCGAACTCTCCGGGATGGAGTTCTCCAACGCGTATTCGCTGGTGCCCATCGGCAATTCGGGTCCCGCGTCGATGAGTGGCCAGCGCCCGGCCGGAACCACGGTGTTCTCGGCCGAGCAGGTCATGCACTTCGCCACGCTGTACGACGAATCGCGGTCGGTGCTCTACGAGCACGGCGGCGGATCGCGGGTCCAGGCCTTCACGGCGATCGCCGGCGGCCGCCGTGTCTACGCCGGTCTCGACGAGCTCTCCGATGCCGCGCGCGACGGGCTGACGCGCACCGGCGGTCCCGAGGATCTGCTGCGCGACGGCGACCAGGTGGAATCACTGCGTGAAGAGCTGCTGCGGCACCAGGATTCGGCCGGCCGGGTGCCGGTGCGCGCGGTGCTCGAGGGCACGGTGCGCGGCACCGGCGGGCTCTGGCTGGCCGGACCCGATTGCGCCACTGCGGTTCCCGGCCTCTACGGCGCGGGCGATGTGACCACCCGCGAGCCGTTGACCGGCGCTGTTTCCGGAGTCGGCGGGCAGAACGGGGCCTGGGCGGTGTCCTCGGGAGCATGGGCGGGCCAGGCGGCGGCCCGGTTCGCGGGCGGCCGCAAACGGGTCGGCCGGACCCGGCCGGTGCCCGGCGCGGGGCTGGGCGATCGCGCGCGCATCGATCCGCGCGCGGTGGTCGGCCTGGTGCAGGAGCACACGCTGCCGCTGCGGCGCAGCTACTGGCGCAGCGACGGCAGCCTGCGCGACAGCATCGGTGAACTGGACGGCATGTGGCCGGGCGCGGAATTCGATCTCGGCGGCGCGGGCGCGGAACGGCTGCGCGCGCGGCAGGCGGCGGCGCTGCTGGCCGTGGCGCGCTGGACCAAGTACAGCGCTCTGGCGCGCACGGAGACGCGCGGAATGCATCGGCGCACCGATCACCCCGGCGCGGGCAGCGATTGGCGCGTGCGGTTGATCTCGGGCGGTCTGGACAGTGTGTGGGTGCGGCCGGAGCGCACGGCCGTGCCGCGGACCATGCGCGGGCCCGTCGAATCCGCCGCGCCCGAAGCGTCCTGA
- a CDS encoding DUF1003 domain-containing protein — protein sequence MTDRIDKPNARQRLETPVESRFRGFDWDAEALARSSEKLARFLGTGRYLVIQTVFVIVWIMLNVFAIRLQWDPYPFILLNLAFSTQAAYAAPLILLAQNRQDNRDRVALDEDRTRAAQTKADTEFLARELAALRLAVGEVATRDYVRRELDDVKDALLRLEKLATDGEVVGEKKAKKSTDRKRSGVPISAQKDGE from the coding sequence GTGACCGACCGCATCGACAAGCCCAACGCCCGGCAGCGCCTGGAGACGCCGGTCGAGAGCCGCTTCCGCGGATTCGATTGGGACGCAGAGGCTCTCGCGCGCAGCAGTGAGAAGCTCGCACGATTCCTGGGCACCGGACGCTATCTGGTCATCCAGACCGTCTTCGTCATCGTCTGGATCATGCTGAACGTCTTCGCGATTCGGCTGCAGTGGGATCCGTACCCCTTCATCCTGCTGAATCTGGCGTTCTCCACCCAGGCCGCGTACGCCGCGCCCCTTATCCTGCTGGCGCAGAACCGGCAGGACAACCGCGACCGGGTGGCGCTCGACGAGGATCGGACGCGAGCAGCCCAGACGAAAGCTGATACCGAATTCCTGGCGCGCGAACTCGCCGCGCTGCGACTCGCCGTCGGTGAGGTCGCGACACGTGACTATGTCCGCCGCGAGCTGGACGATGTCAAGGACGCGCTGCTCAGGCTGGAGAAACTCGCCACGGACGGCGAGGTCGTCGGCGAGAAGAAAGCAAAGAAGAGTACCGATCGAAAGAGGTCTGGAGTCCCGATTTCGGCACAGAAAGATGGCGAGTAA
- a CDS encoding HpcH/HpaI aldolase/citrate lyase family protein: MTSRRTVLAVPGSNPRMIEKAKGLAADEVFLDLEDAVAPAAKAAARANIVAALNSGGWGDQIRVVRVNDWTTEHTYADVITVIEGAGTQVDALLLPKVTDAGQVRALDLLLTQLEKANGLPVGRIGIEPQIENALGLRNIDEIATASPRVQTLVFGPADFMASINMRTLVVGEQPEGYEPGDAYHHIYMTILLTARAHGLQAIDGPYLAVRDIEGFRRNAARTAALGFDGKWVLHPDQIAAGNEIFSPRQADYDRAEEILDAYAFHTSAEGGARGAVMLGDEMIDEASAKMAQVIADKGRAAKMKRTAR, encoded by the coding sequence GTGACATCCCGCCGCACCGTGCTGGCCGTACCCGGCAGCAACCCGCGCATGATCGAGAAAGCCAAGGGACTCGCCGCCGACGAGGTCTTCCTGGACCTCGAGGATGCGGTCGCACCGGCGGCCAAGGCGGCGGCCCGGGCGAATATCGTGGCGGCCCTCAACTCCGGCGGCTGGGGCGATCAGATTCGTGTTGTGCGGGTCAACGATTGGACCACCGAGCACACCTACGCCGATGTCATTACCGTGATCGAGGGTGCGGGCACGCAGGTCGACGCCCTGCTGCTGCCCAAGGTCACCGACGCCGGCCAGGTGCGGGCGCTGGATCTGCTGCTCACCCAGCTGGAGAAGGCCAACGGCCTGCCGGTCGGTCGGATCGGCATCGAGCCCCAGATCGAGAACGCGCTCGGGCTCCGCAATATCGACGAGATCGCCACCGCCAGCCCGCGGGTGCAGACCCTGGTTTTCGGGCCGGCCGACTTCATGGCGTCGATCAATATGCGCACCCTCGTGGTGGGGGAGCAGCCCGAAGGCTACGAACCGGGTGATGCGTATCACCACATCTATATGACGATCTTGCTCACAGCGCGGGCTCACGGGCTGCAGGCCATCGACGGCCCCTATCTCGCGGTGCGCGATATCGAGGGCTTCCGCCGCAATGCCGCCCGCACCGCCGCCCTCGGCTTCGACGGCAAATGGGTGCTGCATCCGGACCAGATCGCGGCGGGCAATGAGATCTTCAGCCCACGTCAGGCCGACTACGACCGCGCCGAGGAGATATTGGACGCGTACGCCTTCCACACCTCGGCCGAAGGCGGCGCTCGTGGCGCGGTCATGCTCGGCGACGAGATGATCGACGAGGCCAGCGCGAAGATGGCGCAGGTCATCGCGGATAAGGGCCGAGCCGCGAAAATGAAGCGAACCGCACGTTAA
- a CDS encoding magnesium and cobalt transport protein CorA, translating to MPPLPAFHWPGRATDRPKPAEHRPGANVVVDCAVYIDGHRLLEHCSYAEALGEVRKHGKGFVWLGLLEPSISLMTDVASTFGLHSLAVEDAVQAHQRPKLERYDDILFLVLRTVQYHTHELNTVSEIVDTGEIMIFLGPDFAITVRHGDHSGLAGVRTDLESQPEQLALGPGAVLHAVADRCVDSYVEVTAAIEEDVDAMEEAVFTPSSKIIIEAIYQLKREVVELRRAVKPLALPLQLLSHDPKLPLPVEIRRYLRDVADHHTAVTEQIMDFNESLSALINAALAKVSVQQNTDMRKISAYAAMAAVPTMIAGVYGMNFIHMPELNWTFGYPAAIALMVGLCGLLYANFHRNDWL from the coding sequence CTGCCCCCGCTCCCCGCATTCCACTGGCCCGGCCGGGCCACTGACCGGCCGAAACCGGCCGAGCATCGCCCCGGCGCGAACGTGGTCGTCGACTGCGCGGTCTACATCGACGGGCACCGGCTGCTGGAGCACTGCAGCTATGCGGAGGCCCTCGGCGAAGTGCGCAAGCACGGCAAGGGATTCGTCTGGCTCGGCTTGCTCGAACCCAGCATCAGCCTGATGACCGATGTGGCGAGCACCTTCGGATTGCACTCGCTCGCCGTCGAAGACGCGGTGCAGGCCCATCAGCGTCCCAAACTCGAACGCTACGACGACATTCTGTTCCTGGTGCTGCGCACCGTGCAGTACCACACGCACGAGCTCAATACGGTCAGCGAGATCGTCGACACCGGCGAGATCATGATCTTCCTCGGCCCGGATTTCGCGATCACCGTGCGGCACGGCGATCACAGCGGATTGGCCGGTGTCCGTACCGATCTGGAGTCGCAGCCCGAGCAGCTGGCGCTCGGGCCCGGTGCGGTGCTGCATGCGGTGGCCGACCGCTGCGTGGACTCGTACGTGGAGGTCACCGCGGCCATCGAAGAGGATGTGGACGCCATGGAGGAGGCGGTGTTCACGCCCTCCAGCAAGATTATTATCGAGGCGATCTACCAGCTCAAGCGGGAGGTGGTGGAACTGCGGCGGGCCGTGAAACCCCTCGCGCTGCCGCTGCAGCTGCTCTCACACGACCCCAAACTGCCACTGCCCGTGGAGATTCGGCGATATCTGCGCGATGTCGCCGACCACCACACCGCGGTGACCGAGCAGATCATGGACTTCAACGAATCGCTCAGCGCGCTGATCAATGCCGCGCTCGCGAAGGTGAGCGTGCAGCAGAACACCGATATGCGAAAGATTTCCGCCTATGCGGCCATGGCGGCGGTACCGACCATGATCGCCGGTGTCTACGGCATGAACTTCATCCACATGCCGGAATTGAACTGGACCTTCGGCTACCCGGCCGCCATCGCCCTGATGGTGGGGCTGTGCGGCCTGCTCTACGCCAACTTCCACCGCAACGATTGGCTGTGA
- a CDS encoding PHP domain-containing protein: MRIDLHTHSNASDGTDAPAELIRHAAAAGLDVVALTDHDTTAGWAEAVEALPPGLTLVRGMEMSCVGDGDDGWPVPVHLLAYLFDPANEAFAQERERLRGERTVRLRAIAENMAADGLPVDPDAVMASAGPSAGRPHLARALVEAGVVPSVDAAFKDLLAPNGKYYVEKADTPLQRAVEMVAAAGGVSVVAHARARKRGRLLSLDHIRELATLGLGGLELDHPDHSAADRAVLAALADELGLLTTGSSDYHGSNKTIRLGEFTTDPAQFEILVGKSSGVPVITA, translated from the coding sequence GTGCGCATCGATCTCCACACTCATTCCAATGCCTCCGACGGCACCGACGCTCCGGCCGAGCTCATTCGTCATGCCGCGGCCGCGGGCCTGGACGTGGTCGCCCTGACCGATCACGACACCACTGCGGGCTGGGCGGAGGCGGTCGAGGCGTTGCCCCCGGGTCTCACGCTGGTGCGCGGCATGGAGATGTCGTGTGTCGGCGACGGTGATGACGGCTGGCCGGTGCCGGTCCATCTGCTGGCCTACCTGTTCGACCCGGCGAACGAGGCCTTCGCGCAGGAGCGGGAGCGGTTGCGCGGGGAACGCACCGTGCGGTTGCGCGCGATCGCCGAGAATATGGCCGCCGACGGGCTGCCGGTGGATCCGGACGCGGTGATGGCATCGGCCGGGCCGTCGGCGGGCCGCCCGCACCTGGCGCGGGCCCTCGTCGAAGCCGGCGTGGTGCCCTCGGTGGACGCGGCCTTCAAGGATCTGCTCGCCCCGAACGGCAAGTACTACGTCGAGAAGGCCGACACGCCGCTGCAGCGCGCGGTGGAGATGGTCGCGGCGGCCGGCGGCGTGAGCGTGGTGGCGCACGCGCGGGCCCGTAAGCGCGGCCGCCTGTTGTCCCTGGATCACATTCGGGAGCTGGCGACGCTCGGACTCGGCGGGCTCGAACTCGATCATCCCGATCACAGTGCGGCCGATCGCGCGGTCTTGGCAGCGCTCGCCGACGAACTGGGATTGCTGACGACCGGCTCGTCCGACTACCACGGCAGCAACAAGACCATCCGACTCGGTGAATTCACCACCGACCCAGCGCAATTCGAGATTCTCGTGGGCAAATCCAGTGGTGTGCCGGTGATCACGGCGTGA
- a CDS encoding suppressor of fused domain protein, which translates to MDVINTVRAGVLGHFGVESADAASVTFLGLEPIDILRIPDGDLVHYVTLGGSRHPMTDPTAALADPLRGPRAELLLTLRGGVGAGAGLTRALGMLAASPSVEGIVLQADALLDLGEALWLNAPFTAVLLGVSEIPAVELPEPAEPVHFLTATPITATEAAWVRIRGAEALREAWTEAKIDVRDADRAAASL; encoded by the coding sequence GTGGATGTGATCAATACGGTCCGGGCCGGGGTGCTCGGACATTTCGGTGTGGAGTCCGCGGATGCGGCCTCGGTGACGTTCCTCGGGTTGGAACCCATCGATATCCTGCGCATTCCGGACGGCGACCTGGTGCACTACGTGACGCTGGGTGGTTCCCGGCATCCGATGACGGATCCGACTGCGGCGCTGGCCGATCCGCTGCGCGGACCGCGTGCGGAACTGCTGCTCACGCTGCGCGGCGGCGTCGGCGCGGGCGCGGGGCTGACCCGGGCGCTCGGCATGCTGGCGGCCTCTCCCTCGGTGGAAGGCATTGTGCTGCAAGCCGATGCGCTGCTGGATCTGGGAGAAGCGCTGTGGCTCAACGCGCCCTTCACCGCCGTACTGCTCGGCGTGAGCGAGATACCCGCGGTGGAATTGCCGGAACCCGCTGAGCCCGTGCACTTCCTGACCGCGACGCCGATCACCGCGACCGAGGCGGCCTGGGTGCGCATTCGCGGCGCCGAGGCCCTGCGCGAAGCCTGGACCGAGGCGAAAATCGATGTGCGCGACGCGGATCGCGCAGCGGCGTCGCTCTGA
- a CDS encoding general stress protein, which produces MTNPLGNSNRNRSGLPTPPSGWPVGSYPTYAEAQRAVDYLADNQFPVENVTIVGVDLMQVERVLYRLTWGKVLGGGVVSGAWLGLFIGLLLSMFSGGGAIIVGLVGGIIFGLLSTSIPYAATRGQRDFASTMQLVAGRYDVLCDPKAAEQARDMLARLAI; this is translated from the coding sequence ATGACGAATCCCTTGGGGAACTCGAACCGGAACCGTTCGGGCCTGCCGACGCCTCCGTCGGGCTGGCCCGTCGGGTCCTATCCGACCTATGCCGAGGCGCAGCGGGCCGTCGACTATCTGGCCGACAACCAGTTCCCGGTGGAGAACGTGACCATCGTCGGTGTCGATCTCATGCAGGTCGAACGCGTGCTGTACCGGCTGACATGGGGCAAAGTCCTTGGCGGGGGCGTGGTTTCGGGCGCGTGGCTGGGCCTGTTCATCGGCCTGCTGCTGAGCATGTTCTCCGGCGGCGGCGCGATCATCGTCGGCCTGGTCGGCGGCATCATCTTCGGCCTGCTGTCCACGTCCATCCCGTACGCCGCCACCCGCGGGCAGCGCGATTTCGCCTCCACCATGCAGTTGGTGGCCGGTCGCTACGACGTGCTGTGCGATCCCAAGGCCGCCGAGCAGGCCCGGGACATGCTGGCGAGGCTGGCAATCTAG
- a CDS encoding magnesium transporter MgtE N-terminal domain-containing protein has translation MAATRVFAARLAGLVALGPDGESIGRVRDLVISIRYDRQRPRILGILVELPTRKRIFVPMLRVQTVDPGAVTLTTGTISVRRFELRPGEMLAVAQLLDSTVRVDDPELPQLATTDVVVVDLGIEQTRTRDWVVTRVAVRERRRLGVGFGRRGAVHVVDWAQVRGLTQTELNLPGQDVTQLLAQFEGMRPADVAHLLRELPSKRRIEVAAAFDDERLADVVQELPEADQVELLEQLGVERAADLLEAMDPDDAADLLGELPEGEAESLLALMDPEDSEPVRRLLEHAPYTAGGLMTSKPVVLTPATTVAEALARIRDPELTPALATMAFVVRPPTATPTGRYLGCVHFQQLLREPPANMVGGIVDDDLVLLRPDAPLTAVTRYFATYNLVCGPVVDAENHLLGAVTVDDVLDHLLPEDWREQDDHIHDLNGIPLIDGTGGRA, from the coding sequence ATGGCAGCGACGAGAGTTTTCGCCGCCCGGCTCGCGGGCTTGGTGGCATTGGGACCGGACGGGGAGTCTATCGGCCGCGTCCGCGACCTGGTGATCTCCATCCGCTATGACCGGCAACGACCGCGCATTCTCGGCATCCTCGTCGAACTGCCCACGCGGAAGCGGATTTTCGTGCCGATGCTGCGGGTGCAGACCGTGGACCCGGGTGCGGTGACACTGACCACCGGCACCATCAGCGTGCGGCGCTTCGAACTGCGGCCCGGCGAGATGCTCGCCGTCGCACAGCTGCTCGACTCCACCGTGCGGGTCGACGATCCGGAACTGCCGCAGCTGGCCACGACCGATGTGGTGGTGGTCGATCTGGGCATCGAGCAGACCCGCACCCGCGACTGGGTGGTCACCCGGGTCGCGGTGCGCGAGCGCCGTCGCCTCGGTGTCGGATTCGGGCGGCGCGGCGCGGTGCACGTGGTGGATTGGGCGCAGGTGCGCGGTCTCACCCAGACCGAACTCAATCTGCCCGGCCAGGACGTCACCCAGCTGCTGGCGCAATTCGAGGGCATGCGGCCCGCGGATGTCGCGCATCTGCTGCGCGAACTGCCGAGCAAACGCCGCATCGAGGTGGCGGCCGCCTTCGACGACGAGCGCCTGGCGGACGTGGTCCAGGAGCTGCCGGAGGCCGATCAGGTGGAGCTGCTCGAACAGCTCGGCGTGGAACGCGCCGCCGATCTGCTCGAGGCCATGGACCCCGACGACGCGGCCGACCTGCTCGGCGAGCTCCCCGAGGGCGAAGCGGAATCACTGCTGGCGCTGATGGATCCGGAGGATTCCGAGCCGGTGCGCCGCCTGCTCGAGCACGCCCCCTACACCGCCGGTGGTCTGATGACCTCCAAACCGGTGGTGCTCACCCCGGCCACCACGGTCGCGGAGGCGCTGGCCCGCATTCGCGATCCCGAGCTGACACCGGCGCTGGCCACCATGGCCTTCGTGGTGCGCCCGCCGACGGCGACACCGACCGGCCGCTATCTGGGCTGCGTGCATTTCCAGCAACTCTTACGCGAACCGCCCGCGAATATGGTGGGCGGCATCGTGGACGACGATCTGGTGCTGCTGCGCCCCGACGCGCCGCTCACCGCGGTGACCCGCTATTTCGCCACCTACAACCTGGTGTGCGGGCCGGTGGTGGACGCCGAGAATCATCTGCTGGGCGCGGTCACGGTCGACGATGTGCTCGACCATCTGCTGCCCGAGGATTGGCGTGAGCAGGACGACCACATTCATGATCTGAACGGCATTCCGCTGATCGACGGCACCGGAGGCAGGGCGTGA